A window of the Chloroflexus sp. Y-396-1 genome harbors these coding sequences:
- a CDS encoding GDP-mannose 4,6-dehydratase: protein MNASTHLITGGAGFIGCNLADYLLARGEQVTIVDNLSRPRTPLNLAWLQERYGKQVRFVQADIRDAAAMQAVIPGHRVVYHLAGQVAVTTSVQDPRSDFEINALGTLNVLEAARLAPEPPIVFFASTNKVYGGMETVAVVEEATRYRYRDMPAGVPEHQLLDFHSPYGCSKGAADQYVRDYARIYGLKTVVFRQSCIYGPRQFGVEDQGWAAHFAIAALLGRPITIYGDGKQVRDMLYVDDLIVAYMAALERIDHVKGRIYNIGGGPQNALSIWAEFGPVLSRLVGREITVRYGDWRPGDQPVYISDITLAKQELDWQPRVSVYEGIERMIGWIREHLDLFR from the coding sequence ATGAATGCTTCGACTCATCTCATCACCGGTGGCGCCGGTTTTATTGGTTGTAATTTGGCCGATTATCTTCTCGCTCGTGGCGAGCAGGTTACCATTGTCGATAACTTGAGCCGTCCGCGTACACCGCTCAATCTGGCCTGGCTGCAAGAACGGTATGGTAAACAGGTACGCTTCGTGCAGGCCGATATTCGCGATGCGGCTGCAATGCAGGCTGTGATCCCCGGCCATCGCGTGGTCTACCATCTCGCCGGTCAGGTGGCGGTGACGACATCAGTGCAGGATCCGCGGAGTGATTTTGAGATTAATGCCCTCGGAACGCTGAATGTTCTGGAAGCAGCTCGCTTGGCGCCAGAACCGCCAATCGTCTTTTTTGCTTCAACAAACAAGGTCTACGGAGGCATGGAAACGGTGGCGGTTGTAGAAGAGGCTACTCGTTACCGCTACCGAGACATGCCTGCCGGAGTGCCTGAGCATCAGTTGCTCGATTTTCATTCGCCATACGGTTGTAGCAAAGGTGCCGCCGATCAATATGTGCGTGATTATGCCCGTATTTACGGTTTGAAGACGGTTGTTTTCCGCCAGTCATGCATCTACGGTCCGCGTCAGTTTGGCGTTGAAGATCAGGGCTGGGCGGCACATTTTGCCATTGCTGCACTGCTTGGACGCCCGATTACGATCTATGGCGATGGGAAGCAGGTGCGCGATATGCTCTACGTCGATGATCTGATTGTCGCCTATATGGCAGCACTTGAGCGGATCGATCACGTGAAAGGGCGGATTTACAATATCGGTGGTGGACCACAGAACGCACTGTCGATCTGGGCTGAGTTTGGACCGGTGTTGAGCCGTCTGGTCGGGCGCGAGATCACGGTACGTTACGGCGATTGGCGGCCCGGTGATCAGCCGGTGTATATTAGCGATATTACTCTGGCGAAGCAGGAGTTGGACTGGCAGCCTAGAGTTTCGGTCTATGAAGGGATTGAGCGGATGATAGGTTGGATCCGAGAACATCTCGATCTGTTCCGGTGA
- a CDS encoding glycosyltransferase, translated as MTHLVWHSTFASPTGYSSSSRAIVAELAALGLAVRPLYLFDSDEAERMYGAIPPHIQILQQLPIRLDVPQVVYGRGELFCKNSGAYRIGFTMLETDRLPAHWVAQANLMDEVWTPTEWGRTVFLASGVTKPVYAIPLGVDLTTFTPGPSRRELPDHTVFLSVFEWSRRKGWDVLLRAYQAAFASTDPVVLVLKIDHRAPGNPLREMATFLGDCAPPVAVLYNQTFSPTRMAELYRSADCFVLPTRGEGWGMPVLEAMACGVPVIATAWSGPTAFLDDTCGYPLPISGLVPTGVPTGPYAHSYWAEPDLEALVALLRRVHEQRDEARKRGEQAALRAQEWSWKHSAQTILSRLQALGVSLVD; from the coding sequence ATGACCCACCTCGTCTGGCATTCGACGTTTGCTTCACCGACCGGATACAGTAGCTCATCACGGGCAATTGTTGCTGAGCTTGCTGCCTTGGGGTTGGCGGTACGCCCACTGTATCTCTTCGATAGTGACGAGGCGGAACGAATGTACGGCGCCATCCCACCTCACATCCAAATCCTTCAACAATTACCTATCCGGCTCGACGTACCGCAAGTGGTTTATGGGCGCGGTGAGTTGTTTTGCAAGAACAGTGGCGCGTACCGCATCGGGTTTACAATGCTGGAAACTGATCGTCTCCCTGCGCATTGGGTTGCTCAGGCCAATCTTATGGATGAGGTTTGGACGCCGACCGAGTGGGGCCGCACGGTATTTCTGGCTAGTGGAGTGACAAAACCTGTCTACGCGATCCCTCTGGGAGTCGACCTGACGACCTTTACTCCCGGCCCGTCACGACGAGAACTTCCCGACCATACCGTGTTTCTCTCTGTGTTTGAATGGAGTAGACGGAAAGGATGGGATGTTCTTCTGCGTGCGTACCAGGCTGCATTCGCTTCCACCGACCCGGTTGTGCTGGTCTTGAAGATTGACCATCGCGCCCCTGGTAATCCACTCCGTGAGATGGCAACGTTCCTTGGTGATTGTGCACCACCTGTCGCAGTGCTCTACAATCAGACATTTAGCCCGACTCGAATGGCCGAACTTTACCGTAGTGCCGATTGTTTCGTATTGCCAACGCGAGGTGAAGGTTGGGGCATGCCGGTTCTAGAAGCAATGGCTTGCGGTGTACCGGTTATTGCAACGGCCTGGAGCGGACCAACTGCATTTCTGGATGATACGTGCGGCTATCCTTTGCCGATTAGTGGATTGGTGCCAACTGGTGTCCCGACCGGTCCTTATGCTCATTCATACTGGGCGGAACCTGATCTTGAAGCGTTAGTGGCATTGCTGCGACGTGTACACGAACAGCGCGATGAAGCTCGCAAACGGGGTGAGCAGGCTGCGCTTCGGGCACAGGAATGGTCATGGAAACATAGCGCGCAGACTATTCTGAGTCGTTTACAGGCGCTCGGAGTATCGTTAGTTGATTAA
- a CDS encoding alpha/beta fold hydrolase, producing the protein MTAPTASATETAVTGLRTSFRRTGQGAPLILLHGWGGSSRLWRYTMHDLADRYMLIAPDLPGFGSSPPLSGRLSLERLADWVIAFADALGIDRFAINGHSLCAAVAVHVAARYPERVSHLILTSFSTFRDERERRVVASIHHLMALWLALRRPWMLDVQPIMHLVGRRFFYRLPADHSVLRETFADFLAMEQRTALETARGAGSPTISAALAAVRAPSLIVACRHDQIMPPPGAPVAAARIPNCRLVWIEQCGHLPMLERAAEYHAVLTDFLESR; encoded by the coding sequence ATGACCGCACCTACTGCATCTGCGACTGAAACTGCCGTTACCGGGCTACGCACGTCTTTTCGGCGCACCGGCCAGGGCGCGCCACTAATTTTGCTTCATGGTTGGGGTGGATCATCCCGCCTCTGGCGCTACACCATGCACGATTTAGCCGACCGTTATATGCTTATTGCTCCCGACCTACCCGGCTTTGGCTCATCACCACCGCTCAGTGGTCGGTTATCGCTTGAACGACTGGCTGATTGGGTCATCGCATTTGCTGATGCGCTGGGGATAGATCGGTTCGCAATTAACGGTCATTCGCTATGTGCTGCGGTAGCAGTACACGTGGCTGCGCGCTACCCCGAACGAGTCTCACACCTGATTTTAACCAGTTTCAGCACCTTTCGCGATGAGCGCGAACGTCGGGTAGTAGCTTCGATCCATCACCTTATGGCGCTATGGCTTGCACTGCGTCGGCCCTGGATGCTCGATGTCCAGCCGATCATGCATCTGGTGGGGCGTCGCTTTTTTTACCGCTTACCAGCCGATCACAGTGTTTTGCGCGAGACCTTTGCCGATTTTCTGGCGATGGAGCAGCGAACAGCCTTAGAGACAGCACGTGGCGCCGGTAGCCCAACCATCAGCGCAGCGCTGGCAGCGGTACGAGCGCCGAGTCTGATTGTTGCCTGTCGTCATGACCAGATTATGCCACCACCAGGTGCTCCGGTTGCGGCTGCTCGTATTCCAAACTGCCGTCTGGTTTGGATTGAACAATGCGGCCATTTGCCGATGCTCGAACGAGCAGCAGAATATCACGCGGTGTTGACCGATTTTCTTGAATCTCGGTAA
- a CDS encoding HAD-IIA family hydrolase, with protein MLNLTTIRAVLFDMDGVLYRGQTPLPGVADLFSFLSEHHIPFACITNNASMTPQQYAAKLARMGIELAANRVITSALATAHYLRDHYPPGTRIFVVGMQGLREALFSDGYFVEDEQSPELVVQGADFTLTYERLKQATLHIRRGARFVSTNPDRTFPSEEGLIPGAGAIAAALSAATDVTPLVIGKPAPTMFLIGAAVLGADPQQTLVVGDRLDTDISGANAAGMPSVLVLTGVSTLAEASTGSICPDLVVADLPELLTRWQACLKTM; from the coding sequence ATGCTCAATCTCACTACTATCCGAGCTGTGCTGTTTGATATGGACGGTGTGCTCTATCGAGGACAGACACCGCTACCGGGTGTTGCCGATTTGTTCAGCTTTCTCTCTGAACACCACATCCCGTTCGCCTGTATTACCAACAATGCCTCAATGACACCTCAGCAGTATGCAGCTAAACTCGCCAGGATGGGAATTGAGTTAGCGGCCAATCGGGTTATCACTTCGGCCCTGGCGACGGCACACTATCTTCGTGACCATTATCCACCTGGCACCCGCATCTTCGTGGTTGGTATGCAAGGGTTACGTGAAGCGCTGTTTAGCGATGGGTATTTTGTTGAAGATGAACAATCGCCAGAACTGGTCGTGCAGGGAGCTGATTTCACCCTTACTTACGAGCGGCTGAAGCAAGCGACGTTACATATCCGACGTGGTGCACGGTTTGTTTCGACCAACCCTGACCGCACGTTTCCCAGTGAAGAAGGGTTGATCCCTGGCGCCGGCGCTATTGCCGCAGCGCTCAGCGCTGCTACCGACGTTACACCACTGGTGATCGGAAAACCGGCTCCAACGATGTTTCTGATTGGCGCTGCGGTGCTCGGTGCAGACCCTCAGCAGACACTTGTCGTTGGTGATCGCCTTGATACCGATATTTCCGGTGCTAATGCCGCCGGTATGCCGTCGGTACTCGTGTTGACCGGCGTCAGTACCCTTGCCGAAGCCAGCACCGGTTCGATCTGCCCTGATTTGGTTGTAGCCGATCTTCCAGAACTGTTAACCCGCTGGCAGGCGTGTCTGAAGACAATGTAA
- the ettA gene encoding energy-dependent translational throttle protein EttA: MTDTQKIIFSMYRVGKVVPPNREILKDISLSFFYGAKIGVIGVNGSGKSTLLRIMAGVDQDYTGEITRSPGYTVGLLEQEPYLDNSKTVREVVEEGVAETVALLRRYDEITELFNDPNADYDALIAEQAELQDKIDHVDGWNLDSRLELAMDALRCPPADTPIAVLSGGERRRVALCRLLLQQPDILLLDEPTNHLDAESVAWLERHLQEYKGTVIAVTHDRHFLNNVAGWILELERGHGIPWRGNYSSWLEQKRQKLAESEKAESQRQKALQRELEWINMAPKGRQAKSKARIAAYERLLSESQDQRERELEIYIPPGPRLGDLVIRATNVTKAYGDKLLYENLSFDVPPGAIVGIVGPNGAGKTTLFRMIVGQEKPDGGTLEVGASVKLGYVDQSREVLDPKQTVWEAISEGNEQITLGGRQVNSRAYCARFNFSGSDQQKLVGNLSGGERNRVHLARILKSGANVLLLDEPTNDLDVHTLRALEEGLENFAGCALIISHDRWFLDRVATHILAFEGNSQVVWFPGTYSEYVADYRRRKGAEADHPHRIVYRKLTR; this comes from the coding sequence ATGACCGATACACAAAAAATTATCTTCTCGATGTACCGGGTAGGCAAAGTTGTGCCGCCCAATCGTGAGATTCTTAAAGACATCAGCCTGTCGTTTTTTTACGGTGCCAAAATTGGCGTGATCGGCGTCAACGGTTCGGGCAAAAGCACATTGTTACGCATCATGGCCGGTGTTGATCAGGACTACACCGGTGAGATTACTCGTTCACCCGGCTACACTGTCGGTTTGCTCGAACAGGAGCCATATCTCGATAACAGCAAGACGGTGCGTGAAGTTGTCGAGGAGGGGGTTGCCGAAACGGTCGCGTTACTCCGTCGCTACGATGAGATTACCGAGCTGTTTAACGATCCAAACGCTGATTACGATGCGCTGATTGCCGAACAGGCTGAACTTCAAGATAAAATCGATCACGTTGACGGCTGGAATCTCGATAGTAGGCTGGAATTGGCGATGGATGCGTTGCGCTGCCCACCTGCTGACACTCCGATAGCGGTATTGTCAGGTGGTGAGCGACGACGGGTAGCACTCTGTCGGTTGCTGTTGCAGCAACCCGACATTCTCTTGCTTGATGAGCCGACCAACCATCTCGATGCCGAGTCGGTTGCATGGCTTGAACGTCATTTACAAGAGTACAAAGGAACGGTTATCGCAGTGACCCATGATCGCCACTTTCTCAACAACGTTGCCGGTTGGATTCTGGAACTGGAACGTGGCCATGGGATTCCCTGGCGCGGAAACTATTCGAGTTGGCTCGAACAGAAACGACAAAAATTAGCCGAGAGCGAGAAGGCCGAGTCGCAGCGACAGAAGGCACTCCAGCGCGAGTTGGAGTGGATCAATATGGCGCCGAAGGGGCGTCAAGCGAAGTCAAAAGCCCGGATCGCAGCTTACGAACGGTTGCTGAGCGAGAGTCAGGATCAACGTGAACGTGAACTCGAAATCTATATTCCGCCCGGTCCTCGGCTCGGTGACCTGGTTATTCGGGCAACCAATGTGACGAAGGCCTACGGCGACAAGCTGCTCTACGAAAATCTGAGTTTCGATGTTCCGCCGGGTGCCATTGTTGGCATCGTCGGGCCGAACGGCGCCGGTAAAACAACGCTCTTCCGTATGATTGTCGGTCAGGAAAAGCCCGATGGCGGCACATTAGAGGTTGGGGCCTCGGTTAAGCTTGGTTATGTCGATCAGAGCCGGGAAGTGCTTGATCCTAAGCAGACCGTCTGGGAGGCTATCTCTGAAGGGAATGAGCAGATTACACTCGGTGGTCGGCAGGTGAATTCACGTGCCTATTGCGCACGCTTTAATTTTAGTGGTAGCGATCAGCAAAAGCTGGTAGGAAACCTGTCTGGCGGCGAGCGAAACCGGGTTCATCTGGCGCGGATTCTCAAGTCGGGGGCGAATGTGCTCTTGCTTGATGAACCAACCAATGATCTCGATGTTCATACGTTGCGCGCACTTGAAGAGGGTCTGGAGAACTTTGCCGGTTGTGCGCTGATCATTTCTCACGACCGCTGGTTTCTCGATCGGGTTGCTACGCATATTCTGGCTTTCGAGGGCAATAGCCAGGTGGTCTGGTTTCCTGGTACCTATTCTGAATATGTAGCCGATTATCGGCGGCGGAAAGGCGCTGAAGCCGATCATCCGCACCGGATTGTTTACCGTAAATTGACCCGGTAG
- a CDS encoding ribose-phosphate pyrophosphokinase codes for MDGRLLIFTGNANPALAQEIARNLRINLGRALVGTFKNGETRVKIHDNVRGCDVFVIQPTCTPVDHNLMELLLMIDAFRRASAARVTAVIPYYGYAKQEKKTSGREPISAKLVANLIRTAGADRVLTMDLHAPAIEGFFDIPVDHLQASPLLADYIRELNLPNPVVVSPDTGGVNRANRFRERIGAGLAIIAKQRPEPDTAEVIEMVGEVEGKTAIIIDDMISTGGTLIEAAQTLLARGARAVYACATHGIFADNALQLIAQSDLVETVVTNTIPQPPEASAARVRTISVAPLFAEAIMRIHKDLSLSALFS; via the coding sequence ATGGATGGTCGCCTGCTCATTTTTACCGGTAACGCTAATCCGGCGCTAGCGCAAGAGATTGCCCGCAATCTGCGTATCAATCTGGGGCGGGCATTAGTCGGTACCTTCAAGAACGGCGAGACGAGGGTCAAAATTCACGATAATGTGCGCGGCTGTGATGTGTTTGTGATCCAGCCTACCTGCACACCGGTCGATCACAACTTAATGGAACTGCTCCTTATGATCGACGCCTTCCGTCGGGCATCGGCAGCTCGCGTCACGGCCGTCATTCCTTACTACGGGTATGCCAAGCAAGAGAAAAAGACGTCGGGACGTGAACCCATTTCCGCCAAGCTCGTTGCCAACCTGATCCGCACTGCTGGCGCCGACCGGGTGCTCACGATGGATCTGCACGCACCGGCAATCGAAGGGTTCTTCGATATTCCGGTCGATCATCTCCAGGCATCACCCCTCCTGGCCGATTATATTCGCGAGCTTAATTTGCCGAACCCGGTTGTTGTTTCCCCCGATACCGGCGGTGTGAATCGCGCCAACCGCTTCCGTGAGCGGATCGGCGCCGGTCTGGCTATTATCGCTAAGCAGCGCCCCGAACCCGATACCGCCGAAGTGATTGAAATGGTCGGTGAAGTAGAAGGTAAGACAGCCATTATCATCGATGATATGATCTCAACCGGCGGAACTTTAATTGAGGCTGCCCAGACCTTGCTGGCCCGTGGCGCCCGTGCAGTGTATGCTTGTGCAACCCACGGTATCTTCGCCGACAATGCGCTGCAACTGATTGCCCAGTCCGACCTGGTTGAGACAGTGGTTACTAATACGATACCGCAACCTCCTGAAGCAAGCGCAGCACGTGTGCGCACGATCAGTGTCGCACCGCTATTCGCCGAAGCAATCATGCGGATTCACAAAGATTTGTCACTGAGCGCGCTCTTCTCCTGA
- a CDS encoding hemolysin family protein — translation MIRLEDPNPSSLVIGIALCLIALGIISAADTALITVSRPRLSTLLASAGLGSRRFSAHFLDEPHRIKSAIIFLNAALTITVTALTIQLTAAHGVLIISSSLVGLLFAILILSEVVAKALARRSPDTTILLLARPLVAIATLLWPLMAIINLITRPLFTFLSGQPAPPTPLVTEEELRLMMSAGEEAGWIEHEEREMIEGVMDFGDTLVREIMIPRVDVVALEVNSSLDRALDVAITRGHSRIPVYEETIDNVIGILYAKDLIPVLRDGKRDAPLRDLLRPAHFVPATMKVSTLLEDLQRRRVHMAIVVDEYGGTAGIVTLEDLIEQIVGEIRDEYDTEEPSIVEVGPHELIVDARVTIDDVADMLEVEFPETTADRIGGLVYEQLGRIPRVGDQVICGDVTITVLSIKGIRAERLHIVRQMPAEVAAATPADAEKPLLPLPKEAHGSSGP, via the coding sequence ATGATTCGCTTGGAAGACCCTAACCCTAGTTCGCTGGTGATTGGGATTGCTCTGTGTCTCATTGCGCTCGGTATTATCTCGGCCGCCGATACGGCTTTGATCACCGTGAGTCGACCTCGCCTGAGCACGCTTCTCGCCTCAGCAGGTCTCGGTAGTCGTAGATTTTCTGCCCATTTCCTCGATGAACCGCACCGGATCAAGTCGGCTATTATCTTTCTCAACGCTGCCCTAACAATAACTGTCACTGCACTGACCATACAGCTTACTGCTGCCCATGGTGTTCTCATTATCAGTAGCAGTCTGGTCGGGCTACTATTTGCGATCTTGATCCTAAGCGAAGTTGTGGCAAAGGCGCTGGCACGCCGTAGTCCTGACACAACCATTTTACTTCTGGCGCGACCATTAGTAGCCATTGCGACCCTCTTATGGCCACTGATGGCGATCATTAATCTCATCACCCGTCCGCTCTTTACCTTCCTGAGCGGGCAACCAGCTCCACCTACGCCCCTGGTGACCGAAGAGGAGTTGCGGCTGATGATGAGTGCTGGTGAAGAAGCAGGATGGATCGAACACGAAGAGCGCGAGATGATTGAAGGGGTGATGGATTTTGGTGATACGCTCGTGCGCGAGATCATGATCCCGCGCGTTGATGTTGTTGCCCTAGAGGTCAATAGCTCCCTTGATCGCGCACTTGATGTCGCCATCACCCGCGGTCATTCGCGCATTCCGGTGTATGAAGAGACTATTGATAACGTGATCGGTATTCTTTACGCCAAGGACCTCATTCCCGTACTACGTGATGGGAAGCGCGATGCCCCACTACGCGATCTCCTACGCCCGGCACACTTCGTACCGGCGACGATGAAGGTATCTACGCTGTTAGAAGATTTGCAGCGTCGGCGGGTACACATGGCAATTGTGGTTGATGAGTATGGTGGCACGGCTGGCATCGTTACCCTCGAAGACTTGATCGAGCAGATTGTGGGTGAAATTCGTGACGAGTATGACACCGAAGAACCATCTATTGTCGAGGTTGGGCCGCACGAATTGATTGTTGATGCCCGCGTAACTATTGATGACGTAGCCGACATGTTGGAAGTCGAATTTCCAGAAACGACTGCTGACCGGATTGGCGGGTTGGTCTACGAGCAATTGGGTCGCATTCCACGAGTCGGCGATCAAGTCATCTGTGGCGATGTCACCATTACTGTGTTATCAATCAAAGGTATTCGTGCTGAACGGTTACACATTGTGCGGCAAATGCCGGCTGAAGTGGCAGCGGCAACACCGGCTGACGCCGAGAAACCTCTGTTGCCGCTCCCCAAGGAAGCGCATGGATCCAGTGGCCCTTGA
- the cdd gene encoding cytidine deaminase, with product MDPVALDRLITAALQARQRAYAPYSQFAVGAAVLTADGQMFTGANIENASYPLTICAERVALFCAYMATVEPVIALAVVTPTPTVASPCGACRQVIFELAPQAQIVLLNHDGGERRLTTPQELLPFGFGPDQLRNG from the coding sequence ATGGATCCAGTGGCCCTTGATCGTTTAATTACAGCAGCTTTGCAGGCCCGACAGCGTGCGTATGCCCCATACTCGCAATTTGCCGTTGGTGCAGCCGTGCTAACCGCCGACGGCCAGATGTTTACCGGCGCTAATATTGAGAACGCATCCTATCCGCTGACAATCTGTGCCGAACGAGTGGCGCTCTTCTGCGCCTACATGGCTACAGTAGAACCGGTCATCGCGCTGGCGGTAGTGACCCCAACCCCGACTGTAGCCAGCCCCTGTGGTGCTTGTCGCCAAGTTATCTTTGAGCTGGCGCCACAGGCGCAGATTGTGTTGCTAAACCACGATGGTGGTGAGCGGCGGCTGACAACACCGCAGGAATTGTTACCCTTCGGGTTTGGGCCAGATCAACTGAGGAACGGTTAG
- a CDS encoding PIN domain-containing protein — MLTISFITVGKFWAGAEWANWGNNKKAQLRATIRTFVVIPYNDRIAEHYGAIIAHRKKNGVPISCADAWIAACARSYHIPLVTHNAKDFTNIPGLQVITANP, encoded by the coding sequence ATACTTACTATATCCTTCATTACTGTGGGAAAGTTTTGGGCTGGCGCAGAGTGGGCAAATTGGGGTAATAACAAAAAAGCACAACTCCGTGCTACTATTCGTACATTTGTGGTGATCCCCTACAATGATCGTATAGCCGAACATTACGGTGCGATCATTGCACATCGAAAAAAGAATGGTGTCCCGATCTCCTGCGCCGATGCCTGGATTGCCGCGTGTGCACGAAGCTATCATATACCTCTTGTCACCCACAATGCGAAAGACTTTACCAATATTCCTGGCCTGCAAGTGATTACCGCAAACCCCTGA
- the rplL gene encoding 50S ribosomal protein L7/L12 → MSKIDSIIEMIEGLNVLELVELKKKMEEKWGVTAAAPVMAMGAAMPVAAAGDGAAAAAPVEEKTEFDVILKEAGPNKIQVIKVVRELTNLGLKEAKDLVEGAPKPVREGVSKEEAEAAKAKLTEVGAVVEIK, encoded by the coding sequence ATGTCCAAGATTGATTCAATTATTGAGATGATTGAGGGCCTTAACGTCCTCGAGCTGGTTGAGCTGAAGAAGAAGATGGAGGAGAAGTGGGGGGTTACCGCTGCTGCTCCTGTGATGGCAATGGGTGCCGCAATGCCGGTTGCTGCGGCCGGTGATGGTGCTGCGGCTGCGGCTCCGGTCGAAGAGAAGACTGAATTCGACGTTATCCTCAAAGAGGCCGGTCCTAACAAGATTCAGGTTATTAAGGTGGTGCGTGAGCTGACCAACCTTGGTCTGAAGGAGGCGAAAGACCTGGTTGAGGGTGCGCCCAAGCCGGTTCGCGAAGGCGTGAGCAAGGAAGAGGCCGAGGCAGCCAAGGCGAAGCTGACCGAAGTCGGTGCAGTGGTTGAGATTAAGTAA
- the rplJ gene encoding 50S ribosomal protein L10 codes for MPTQRKIETVSTLTEKLRRAQLVVVADYRGDGKGMSVADMTELRRKLREHGGEVVVAKNTLLKIAANHTGREAIDPLLSGPTAVTFGYDDVSKVAKALLDYLKSGNKSFTVRGALLGSTLLPADALEQVTKLPSREQALAQVVGGIVAPVAGVVGVLNAAISNVLYVLQARIDQLQPQGETA; via the coding sequence ATGCCAACGCAGCGTAAAATTGAGACGGTTAGTACGCTGACCGAAAAGCTGCGCCGCGCCCAGTTGGTTGTGGTTGCCGACTATCGTGGCGACGGAAAGGGTATGAGCGTTGCCGATATGACCGAATTGCGCCGCAAACTGCGTGAGCACGGCGGCGAGGTTGTAGTAGCAAAAAATACCCTATTGAAAATTGCCGCCAATCATACCGGACGTGAGGCAATCGACCCACTACTGTCTGGCCCAACGGCAGTCACCTTCGGGTATGACGATGTCTCGAAGGTTGCAAAAGCGCTCCTCGATTATCTAAAGTCGGGGAATAAGAGCTTTACCGTGCGTGGTGCTTTGCTCGGTAGCACATTGTTGCCGGCTGATGCCCTTGAGCAGGTGACCAAGTTGCCTTCACGTGAGCAGGCACTTGCGCAGGTAGTAGGTGGTATCGTTGCACCGGTCGCAGGCGTGGTTGGTGTTCTCAACGCCGCGATTTCAAACGTTCTCTACGTATTGCAGGCTCGGATCGATCAGTTACAGCCGCAAGGTGAAACGGCATAA
- the rplA gene encoding 50S ribosomal protein L1, whose protein sequence is MPKHGKKYLAALAKVDRTRLYSPLDALALVKETSYTKFDATVEAHLRLGIDPRHADQNIRTTVALPHGTGKTVRVLVFAQGEAAQIALDAGADYAGSDDLIARIDRENFFDFDVAIATPDMMGKVGRIGRKLGPRGLMPNPKSGTIVPAADLARTIREVKGGRVEIRNDKTGILHVAIGKVSFTPQQLSENFVALMDAVKAAKPSGAKGTYIRSVTLTSTMGPGIPVDPVAAQNLKV, encoded by the coding sequence ATGCCAAAGCACGGAAAAAAGTATCTCGCCGCGCTGGCGAAGGTTGACCGAACTCGCCTCTATTCACCGCTAGATGCGCTCGCATTGGTTAAAGAAACGTCGTATACAAAATTTGATGCGACGGTTGAAGCGCATCTGCGGCTTGGTATCGATCCACGTCACGCCGATCAGAATATTCGTACCACGGTTGCATTACCGCATGGTACCGGTAAGACGGTGCGCGTGCTGGTCTTTGCTCAGGGCGAAGCCGCTCAAATCGCGCTCGATGCCGGTGCAGATTATGCCGGTAGCGATGATTTGATTGCCCGTATCGACCGCGAAAATTTCTTCGATTTCGATGTGGCCATTGCAACCCCAGATATGATGGGTAAGGTCGGTCGCATCGGTCGGAAGCTCGGCCCGCGTGGTTTGATGCCTAACCCGAAGAGTGGGACCATCGTTCCAGCCGCCGATCTGGCGCGTACCATTCGCGAGGTGAAGGGAGGCCGGGTCGAGATTCGTAATGATAAGACCGGTATCCTGCACGTTGCTATCGGTAAGGTTAGCTTTACACCGCAGCAGTTGAGCGAAAATTTTGTGGCGCTCATGGACGCGGTGAAAGCGGCAAAGCCAAGTGGTGCGAAAGGTACCTATATTCGGAGTGTGACTCTGACAAGTACTATGGGGCCTGGAATACCGGTTGATCCGGTTGCTGCCCAGAACTTAAAGGTCTGA
- the rplK gene encoding 50S ribosomal protein L11 yields MAKKLVAVVKLQLPAGKATPAPPVGPALGQYGINIMAFVKEYNEKSAAQAGSIVPVEISIYSDRSFVARLLTPPAADLLRKAAGIQKGASTPKRTTVGTITRAQLRQIAQQKMPDMNANDIEAAERIIAGTARSMGIKIVE; encoded by the coding sequence GTGGCTAAGAAACTTGTCGCAGTGGTAAAACTGCAATTGCCGGCCGGTAAGGCTACCCCAGCGCCACCTGTTGGCCCGGCGCTCGGTCAGTACGGCATCAATATCATGGCCTTCGTGAAGGAGTATAACGAAAAATCGGCCGCGCAGGCCGGGAGTATCGTTCCGGTCGAGATTTCGATTTATAGTGACCGCTCCTTCGTTGCCCGTCTGCTTACACCACCGGCGGCTGATCTTTTGCGCAAAGCGGCTGGTATTCAAAAGGGCGCCAGTACGCCGAAGCGCACGACGGTTGGTACGATTACACGTGCCCAATTGCGCCAGATCGCTCAGCAGAAAATGCCCGATATGAACGCGAATGATATTGAGGCTGCTGAGCGGATTATCGCCGGTACAGCACGGAGTATGGGCATTAAGATTGTTGAATGA